The Flavobacteriaceae bacterium 3519-10 genome includes a window with the following:
- a CDS encoding putative iron-regulated transmembrane protein, with protein MTFVHLMKTSPLKKTLLRKRRKKESLFKYIMGLLHLWLGLLSGIVIVVVCLSGCIYAFKNQFTDLLNRDKVYVEAVGTQKTPDQIQQMLAKDQKVLTGIFMPAQKDRSYVLNYSQNGIASSGYFNPYTGKNLGNADVSLNNFFEVILDIHKNLAMGNVGRQINGVAVLMFCILLFSGFILWFPKKLKHMRQALTVKFNAKFQRLNYDLHNTMGFYACILLFFMAVTGLYVTYPWVKNALIVSLGGTLVSNTAATNTGEEDNAFDDLFNDMLSRQKEKSSLKEEKAATLGQIIAAANKILPYEAATTVEYPNKENPRFVVTKINTDNWLGAMLPDQITFDKTGELKSKDLFQDKPLDQQFTSLAKPLHTGEILGLKSIILYFIVCFIGFSLPVTGFIFWFNRFRKAK; from the coding sequence TTGACGTTTGTGCATCTTATGAAAACTTCCCCTTTAAAGAAAACTCTCCTCCGCAAAAGGCGCAAAAAAGAATCGCTTTTCAAATACATCATGGGCCTGCTTCATCTGTGGTTGGGGCTGCTGTCGGGTATTGTGATCGTCGTTGTATGTCTTTCGGGCTGTATTTATGCGTTCAAAAATCAGTTTACCGATTTGCTGAACCGCGACAAAGTATATGTTGAAGCCGTCGGGACCCAAAAAACACCCGATCAGATTCAGCAGATGCTGGCGAAAGACCAGAAAGTGCTCACCGGAATATTTATGCCTGCGCAAAAGGACCGAAGTTATGTATTGAATTATAGCCAGAACGGTATTGCATCTTCAGGATATTTTAATCCTTACACCGGCAAGAATCTCGGCAACGCAGATGTGAGCCTCAATAATTTTTTTGAAGTTATACTTGATATTCACAAGAATCTTGCGATGGGCAATGTTGGTCGCCAGATAAATGGGGTAGCGGTTCTGATGTTCTGCATTCTGTTGTTTTCGGGTTTTATTCTGTGGTTCCCGAAGAAACTCAAACATATGAGGCAGGCATTAACTGTAAAGTTCAATGCGAAATTTCAGCGTCTGAATTACGACCTCCACAACACGATGGGTTTCTACGCTTGCATCCTGTTGTTTTTTATGGCTGTCACCGGGCTTTACGTTACTTATCCGTGGGTTAAAAATGCGCTGATTGTTTCACTTGGAGGAACACTCGTTTCGAATACCGCTGCCACAAATACCGGTGAAGAAGACAATGCGTTTGACGATCTCTTTAATGATATGCTGAGCCGCCAAAAAGAAAAGTCTTCACTAAAAGAAGAAAAAGCCGCGACGCTCGGACAAATAATCGCTGCGGCAAATAAAATTTTGCCCTATGAAGCGGCCACAACGGTAGAATATCCTAATAAAGAGAACCCGCGGTTTGTAGTAACGAAAATCAATACCGATAACTGGCTCGGCGCGATGCTCCCTGATCAGATCACTTTCGACAAGACCGGTGAGCTAAAATCGAAAGACCTGTTTCAGGACAAACCACTTGATCAGCAATTTACTTCACTTGCTAAACCGCTGCACACCGGCGAAAT
- a CDS encoding Ferrichrome-iron receptor yields MKNILVPAAFLIGLISIKAQQTATERDSLKQAEIDQVELFGVAKQQPVKLETITRLPLKTRDQIQSISVVSNKVIEQLGGLTVTDVAKNIPGVTQFGSYGGTKESMSIRGYRGVPVLKNGVAMDSDFRTGSMLTDMQGVETVQVIKGSAAVTQGIGDGLGAAGGVINVVTKVPKFYNATNVGFRYGSWDFYRPTVDFQRVLDSEGKFAVRFNGAYQNSNSFRKYVNTERIYINPSIAYRPDDKTSVILEMDYMHNDVTPDRGTVNLADGNVNAIYEMPEGKFLGFQTDNNNSKTFNFSSTVVRKLTDQLKIRTAYMNSSYQQDNVGASLGTIKNQPWEIRRRSLSRSERDDRNQVFQADFIGEDVKIGFLKHTFQVGFDWKESDVTTTSYGAVVVDQINVLQDINNNLPNAVNFGTGTNVNAKTPSIGLMAQDLITWNKYIKTHLGVRYSKLNGTSEDKENATWNPSLGLIISPRENVNLFGSYTTTTSLRSANNRLLDGGTVGAADAVQFEAGIKSDWLDEKLRFNLTLFDIKNDNLSYSILNADGTATGFYGLAGQLRRKGVEVELIGKILPNLQVMTGWAYLDAQYHNSPAYVEGSAPMNAPKHTANGWLNYKFDSGILNRFDMGAGIYFVGERPVDEFTQTTIVSGHANSVTPGLEPFLMNSYTTVDAQIGYSQNNIGVRVFFNNIFDALGYNSYFRGGYLDQIQPRNFSIQLNYKF; encoded by the coding sequence ATGAAGAACATACTAGTACCCGCGGCATTTCTCATTGGCCTGATATCTATAAAGGCTCAGCAGACCGCAACGGAGAGAGATTCACTAAAGCAGGCGGAAATTGATCAGGTTGAACTTTTCGGTGTTGCCAAACAGCAGCCAGTTAAGCTCGAAACCATTACACGTCTTCCTCTAAAGACGCGCGATCAGATCCAGAGTATCTCGGTTGTGAGCAACAAAGTGATCGAACAGCTTGGCGGACTTACGGTAACCGATGTAGCGAAAAATATTCCGGGTGTTACGCAGTTTGGCAGTTATGGCGGTACTAAAGAAAGTATGTCTATCCGTGGTTACCGTGGCGTACCGGTTCTTAAAAACGGCGTTGCCATGGATTCCGACTTCAGAACCGGATCAATGCTTACTGATATGCAGGGAGTGGAAACCGTTCAGGTTATTAAAGGTTCTGCCGCAGTTACTCAGGGAATCGGTGACGGTTTAGGAGCAGCTGGCGGAGTGATAAACGTAGTTACTAAAGTTCCCAAGTTCTATAATGCAACAAATGTCGGTTTCAGATACGGTAGCTGGGATTTTTACCGCCCAACAGTAGATTTCCAAAGAGTATTGGATTCTGAAGGAAAATTCGCGGTTCGTTTCAACGGTGCTTACCAAAACAGCAACAGCTTCAGAAAATATGTGAATACAGAGCGTATTTATATTAATCCTTCCATTGCATACAGACCGGATGATAAAACATCGGTTATCCTCGAGATGGATTATATGCATAACGACGTTACTCCGGATCGCGGAACAGTGAATCTTGCGGATGGCAACGTAAACGCAATCTATGAAATGCCTGAGGGTAAGTTCTTAGGTTTCCAGACGGATAATAACAATTCAAAAACATTCAATTTCTCTTCGACGGTTGTAAGAAAACTGACAGATCAGCTGAAAATCAGAACTGCTTATATGAACTCTTCCTATCAGCAGGATAATGTGGGAGCATCACTTGGTACAATCAAAAATCAGCCTTGGGAAATCCGCAGACGTTCTTTATCGCGTTCGGAAAGAGACGACCGCAACCAGGTTTTTCAGGCCGACTTTATCGGTGAAGACGTGAAAATAGGTTTTCTGAAGCACACTTTTCAGGTTGGTTTTGATTGGAAAGAGTCTGATGTTACCACAACTTCATACGGTGCTGTAGTGGTAGATCAAATCAATGTTCTGCAGGACATCAACAACAATTTGCCAAATGCGGTTAATTTCGGAACGGGTACCAATGTTAATGCAAAAACACCTTCAATTGGTTTGATGGCTCAGGATCTAATTACCTGGAATAAATACATCAAAACACATCTTGGGGTTCGTTACAGCAAATTAAATGGCACCTCGGAAGATAAGGAGAACGCTACATGGAATCCATCTTTGGGATTGATCATTTCACCACGTGAAAATGTGAACCTTTTCGGTTCTTATACAACTACAACGAGCCTAAGAAGCGCGAACAACCGTTTGCTCGATGGGGGAACAGTAGGTGCGGCCGATGCAGTGCAGTTTGAAGCCGGAATTAAATCTGATTGGTTGGACGAAAAATTAAGATTCAATCTTACCCTTTTCGATATTAAAAATGATAATCTTTCCTACAGCATCCTAAATGCAGATGGTACCGCGACCGGTTTTTATGGTTTGGCTGGCCAGCTGCGCAGAAAAGGAGTTGAAGTAGAATTAATTGGTAAAATATTACCGAACCTTCAGGTGATGACGGGTTGGGCATATCTTGATGCGCAATATCACAACAGCCCGGCTTATGTTGAAGGTTCTGCCCCAATGAATGCGCCTAAACACACAGCAAACGGTTGGTTGAATTATAAATTCGACTCAGGAATCCTAAACAGATTTGATATGGGTGCAGGTATTTATTTTGTTGGTGAAAGACCGGTAGATGAATTTACCCAGACAACAATTGTTTCAGGTCATGCCAATTCCGTAACACCAGGACTGGAACCGTTTTTAATGAATTCTTATACCACCGTGGATGCTCAGATTGGTTACAGCCAGAATAATATTGGCGTACGTGTTTTCTTCAATAACATTTTCGATGCATTGGGTTACAACTCTTACTTCCGAGGAGGTTATTTGGATCAGATTCAGCCCCGCAACTTCTCAATTCAGTTAAACTATAAATTTTAA
- a CDS encoding SSU ribosomal protein S10p (S20e) translates to MSQRIRIKLKSYDYSLVDKSAEKIVRTVKATGAVVNGPIPLPTNKRIFTVLRSPHVNKKAREQFQLSAHKRLMDIYSSSSKTVDALMKLELPSGVDVEIKV, encoded by the coding sequence ATGTCACAAAGAATCAGAATAAAATTAAAATCTTACGATTACAGTTTAGTAGATAAATCTGCTGAGAAGATCGTAAGAACGGTAAAAGCTACCGGCGCTGTTGTAAACGGCCCGATTCCTTTGCCAACAAACAAGAGAATCTTCACCGTGTTAAGATCTCCGCACGTAAACAAAAAAGCAAGAGAACAGTTCCAGCTTTCAGCTCACAAGCGTTTGATGGACATCTATTCTTCTTCTTCTAAAACTGTTGATGCGCTAATGAAATTAGAGCTTCCTTCAGGAGTTGACGTAGAAATTAAAGTGTGA
- a CDS encoding Translation elongation factor G — translation MARDLRLTRNIGIAAHIDAGKTTTTERILFYTGKTHKIGEVHEGASTMDWMEQEAERGITITSAATTCKWNFPTNQGTILPDTQEYHFNIIDTPGHVDFTVEVNRSLRVLDGLVFLFSAVDGVEPQSETNWRLADNYKVARMGFVNKMDRQGADFLNVVNQVKEMLGSNAVPIVLPIGSEENFKGVVDLIKNRAIVWDEAGQGATFEVVPIPEDMKADVLEYREKLVEAVADYDDTLMEKFFEDPDSISEDEINEALRKATIDLSIIPMTCGSSFKNKGVQFMLDAVCKYLPSPMDKDNIKGTDPRTDEEIERQPSVNEPFAALAFKIATDPFVGRLAFFRAYSGRLDAGSYVLNTRSNNKERISRIYQMHANKQNPVEYIEAGDIGAAVGFKSIKTGDTLCDEKSPIVLESMIFPDPVIGIAVEPKTKADQDKMGNALAKLAEEDPTFQVKTDEASGQTIISGMGELHLDILVDRMRREFKVEVNQGQPQVEYKENLTSSANHREVYKKQSGGRGKFADIVFELAPADDNKPGLEFINEIKGGNIPKEFVPSVEKGFKEAMKNGPLAGFEIEGIKVTLKDGSFHPVDSDALSFELAAKMGFKEAGKKAKPVIMEPIMKIEVVTPEEYMGDIVGDLNKRRGTINGMDDRNNAKVIKGFVPLSEMFGYVTTLRTLSSGRATSSMEFEKYEAAPQNVAESVIEKARG, via the coding sequence ATGGCAAGAGACCTTAGACTTACAAGAAACATCGGTATTGCCGCGCACATTGATGCCGGTAAAACCACCACGACAGAAAGAATTTTATTTTACACCGGTAAAACACACAAAATTGGAGAGGTTCACGAAGGTGCTTCTACAATGGACTGGATGGAGCAGGAAGCTGAAAGAGGTATCACCATTACTTCTGCAGCAACTACATGTAAATGGAATTTCCCTACCAACCAGGGCACAATATTACCTGATACTCAGGAATATCACTTCAACATCATCGATACACCGGGACACGTTGACTTCACTGTAGAAGTAAACCGTTCTTTAAGAGTACTTGATGGTTTGGTTTTCTTATTCTCAGCTGTAGACGGCGTAGAGCCACAGTCGGAAACGAACTGGAGACTTGCTGACAACTATAAAGTTGCAAGAATGGGATTCGTAAACAAAATGGATCGTCAGGGTGCCGATTTCCTTAACGTGGTAAACCAGGTTAAAGAAATGTTGGGATCTAACGCAGTTCCAATTGTTTTGCCAATCGGTTCTGAAGAGAACTTCAAAGGGGTTGTAGACCTTATTAAAAACCGAGCGATCGTTTGGGACGAAGCAGGACAGGGAGCTACTTTCGAGGTAGTGCCAATTCCTGAAGATATGAAAGCCGACGTTCTGGAATACAGAGAAAAATTAGTTGAAGCAGTTGCTGATTATGATGATACTTTGATGGAGAAATTCTTCGAAGATCCAGATTCAATCTCAGAAGACGAAATCAACGAAGCATTAAGAAAAGCGACAATTGATTTATCAATTATCCCGATGACTTGTGGTTCTTCATTCAAGAATAAAGGAGTACAGTTCATGCTTGATGCAGTTTGTAAATATCTTCCTTCTCCAATGGATAAGGACAATATCAAAGGAACTGACCCAAGAACTGACGAGGAAATCGAAAGACAACCTTCAGTTAACGAGCCTTTCGCAGCATTAGCTTTTAAAATTGCAACCGATCCTTTCGTAGGTAGACTTGCATTCTTCAGAGCGTATTCAGGAAGACTTGATGCAGGTTCTTATGTTCTTAACACAAGATCTAACAATAAGGAAAGAATCTCACGTATCTACCAGATGCACGCTAACAAGCAGAATCCTGTAGAATATATTGAGGCTGGAGATATCGGTGCAGCAGTAGGATTTAAATCCATCAAAACAGGTGATACACTTTGTGATGAGAAAAGCCCTATCGTTCTTGAATCTATGATCTTCCCTGATCCCGTTATCGGTATCGCGGTAGAACCTAAGACGAAGGCTGACCAGGATAAAATGGGTAACGCTTTGGCTAAACTTGCTGAAGAAGATCCAACTTTCCAGGTAAAAACAGACGAGGCTTCAGGACAGACAATTATTTCCGGAATGGGCGAGCTTCACCTGGATATTCTTGTAGACCGTATGAGAAGAGAGTTTAAAGTAGAAGTTAACCAGGGCCAACCTCAGGTTGAATATAAAGAGAACCTTACATCATCTGCAAACCACAGAGAAGTTTACAAAAAACAATCAGGTGGTAGAGGTAAATTTGCTGATATCGTGTTCGAACTGGCTCCGGCTGATGATAACAAACCAGGTTTAGAGTTCATCAACGAAATCAAAGGGGGTAACATTCCTAAAGAATTTGTTCCTTCCGTAGAGAAAGGTTTCAAAGAAGCTATGAAGAATGGTCCTTTGGCAGGTTTCGAAATCGAAGGAATTAAAGTAACTTTGAAAGACGGATCTTTCCACCCGGTGGATTCGGATGCACTTTCATTCGAACTTGCTGCTAAGATGGGCTTCAAAGAAGCTGGTAAGAAGGCAAAACCGGTAATCATGGAACCGATCATGAAGATCGAAGTGGTAACTCCGGAAGAGTACATGGGAGATATCGTAGGCGACCTTAATAAACGTAGAGGAACCATCAACGGTATGGATGACCGAAACAACGCGAAAGTAATCAAAGGATTCGTTCCACTTTCTGAAATGTTTGGGTATGTAACTACACTCAGAACACTTTCTTCTGGTAGAGCTACATCTTCAATGGAATTCGAAAAATATGAAGCGGCTCCGCAAAACGTGGCTGAATCTGTAATCGAAAAAGCAAGAGGTTAA
- a CDS encoding SSU ribosomal protein S7p (S5e), translated as MRKTKAKKRPLLPDPKFNDQLVTRFVNNLMMDGKKSIAFKIFYDALDLVESRKGETEKTALEIWKDALTNVMPHVEVRSRRIGGANFQIPMPIRADRKISMAMKWLIKYSTARNDKSMAQKLAAEVIAAAKEEGAAYKKKTDTHRMAEANKAFSHFKF; from the coding sequence ATGAGAAAGACGAAAGCGAAAAAAAGACCGTTGTTACCGGATCCAAAATTTAATGATCAGCTGGTAACAAGATTTGTAAATAATTTGATGATGGACGGTAAGAAGTCTATCGCATTCAAAATATTCTACGATGCATTAGACCTCGTAGAAAGCAGAAAAGGAGAAACCGAAAAAACTGCTTTGGAGATCTGGAAAGATGCCTTAACTAACGTAATGCCGCACGTAGAAGTACGTTCACGCAGAATCGGTGGTGCTAACTTCCAAATTCCAATGCCAATCAGAGCCGACAGAAAAATTTCTATGGCAATGAAATGGTTAATTAAATATTCAACAGCAAGAAACGATAAATCAATGGCTCAGAAATTAGCTGCTGAAGTAATCGCTGCTGCGAAAGAAGAAGGTGCTGCGTACAAAAAGAAAACAGACACTCACAGAATGGCTGAAGCAAACAAAGCATTTTCTCACTTTAAATTCTAA
- a CDS encoding 30S ribosomal protein S12 — translation MPTIQQLVRKGRVALTKKSKSAALDSCPQRRGVCTRVYTTTPKKPNSALRKVARVRLSNGKEVNAYIPGEGHNLQEHSIVLVRGGRVKDLPGVRYHIVRGALDTAGVAGRTQRRSKYGAKRPKPGQAAAAPAKGKKK, via the coding sequence ATGCCTACTATTCAACAATTAGTTAGAAAAGGAAGAGTCGCACTTACCAAGAAGAGTAAATCGGCTGCACTTGATTCATGTCCACAAAGACGGGGTGTATGTACAAGAGTATATACCACCACACCTAAGAAACCTAACTCTGCACTTAGAAAAGTTGCAAGGGTAAGACTTTCTAATGGTAAAGAAGTCAACGCCTACATCCCGGGCGAAGGTCATAATCTTCAAGAGCACTCGATAGTATTGGTACGCGGAGGAAGGGTGAAAGACCTACCGGGAGTACGTTATCACATTGTTCGTGGAGCTTTGGACACCGCAGGTGTAGCTGGCAGAACACAGAGAAGATCTAAGTATGGAGCAAAAAGACCAAAACCAGGTCAGGCAGCTGCAGCACCAGCAAAAGGTAAGAAGAAGTAA
- a CDS encoding Two component regulator three Y domain protein, with the protein MKKTLFFLLFTQLFFSQQYTISNAERTALVNIYNATSGNEWSQTWDFEKDPRHWYGIKIQNGNVIEINLRGNALKGSFPVYFSTFSKLKKLDLSSNQLTGEISNSVSSLTDLVRLDISNNRLTGDPAAATAMLINLEELSLGNNQFVFNDVESFLQNFPNLRILDLAHTQLLAVPQKISGFPKLQSLNLSNNTLSQNFSALSTLLQLTELNLSGTQLIKIPVELSGLPLVTLDVSNNAFAPNYSMVLSNMSELEWLSLENNQLTALPRELAQLKKLVHLNLSGNKITGGFDGFSALKNLEQLYLNHNQIEGNFPAALLQLDKLQMLSLTGNQLTGEIPENIPQLTFLENNRFSQQDIRNFMLKEKVMAGFSYSPQRYDEAKAVPAVLGSSASLPQSLSGNSYEFSWFKNLDQKTPQTTENYHISKVEETDYTAYTCEAYYFEKLPKELLEISFFREPVTLVKQLGTEEIFRDLIVYPNPTSDYLTIRTTKLDIEKVYIFDLSGKLLFSSSTKHIDVRHLPSATYIISIKTYEGVKSFKFIKH; encoded by the coding sequence GTGAAAAAAACTTTATTCTTTTTACTCTTTACTCAGCTCTTTTTTTCGCAGCAATACACCATTTCGAACGCCGAAAGAACCGCTCTTGTCAACATCTACAACGCTACTTCAGGAAACGAATGGAGCCAAACATGGGATTTCGAGAAAGACCCAAGGCATTGGTACGGCATCAAAATCCAGAACGGAAACGTTATCGAGATCAATCTGCGTGGTAACGCACTGAAAGGAAGTTTCCCGGTTTATTTTTCAACCTTCAGCAAGCTCAAAAAGTTAGACCTTAGTTCAAATCAACTCACAGGCGAAATATCAAACTCCGTTTCGTCGCTTACCGATCTTGTGCGGCTGGACATCAGTAATAACCGGCTTACAGGAGATCCGGCCGCTGCCACCGCAATGCTGATCAATCTTGAGGAACTTTCGCTGGGTAACAACCAGTTTGTTTTTAATGATGTAGAATCTTTCCTTCAGAATTTTCCGAATCTCAGGATTCTTGATCTCGCGCATACCCAACTTTTGGCAGTACCACAAAAGATTTCAGGCTTCCCAAAACTACAGTCACTAAACCTGAGCAACAACACCCTTTCGCAGAATTTCAGCGCTCTATCTACGTTACTTCAACTTACAGAACTCAATCTGAGTGGGACTCAACTCATAAAAATCCCTGTGGAGCTTTCCGGGTTGCCGTTAGTAACACTGGATGTAAGCAACAATGCATTCGCGCCGAATTACAGCATGGTTTTATCAAATATGTCCGAACTTGAATGGCTTTCACTCGAAAACAACCAATTAACCGCTCTTCCGCGGGAACTGGCTCAGCTTAAGAAACTCGTTCATCTTAATCTTTCAGGCAATAAAATCACCGGCGGCTTCGACGGTTTTTCCGCACTTAAAAATTTAGAACAGCTTTATCTTAATCATAATCAGATCGAAGGAAATTTCCCGGCCGCACTTCTTCAACTCGATAAACTTCAAATGCTTTCGCTCACTGGCAACCAGCTTACAGGCGAAATACCTGAAAACATCCCCCAACTTACCTTCCTCGAAAACAACCGTTTCAGCCAGCAGGATATAAGAAACTTTATGCTGAAAGAAAAAGTGATGGCGGGTTTCAGCTATTCTCCTCAACGCTATGATGAAGCAAAGGCAGTTCCCGCAGTTCTGGGTTCGTCCGCGTCACTTCCACAATCGTTGTCGGGCAACAGCTATGAGTTTTCATGGTTTAAAAATTTAGACCAAAAAACTCCGCAGACCACCGAAAATTACCACATCAGCAAAGTTGAAGAAACCGATTATACCGCTTATACCTGTGAAGCTTATTATTTTGAGAAACTCCCGAAAGAGCTGCTCGAAATCTCATTTTTCCGTGAACCTGTCACTTTGGTGAAACAATTGGGAACCGAAGAGATATTCCGTGATTTGATCGTCTATCCAAACCCGACTTCAGATTACCTTACAATAAGGACTACGAAACTCGATATCGAAAAAGTCTATATTTTCGACCTGAGCGGCAAACTTCTTTTCAGCAGTAGTACCAAACATATCGATGTGCGTCACCTGCCTTCCGCTACTTATATCATTTCAATAAAAACGTATGAAGGCGTAAAATCCTTCAAGTTTATTAAGCATTAA
- a CDS encoding Non-specific DNA-binding protein Dps / Iron-binding ferritin-like antioxidant protein / Ferroxidase, translated as MKNATIIGLQETDCTAIAEKLNELLADYSVFYQNTRGAHWNIKGNDFFTLHPKFEELYNNLVLKIDEIAERILTLGAVPNHNYSDYLTLSTIKESREVSDGAKCVENILASFKIVIDLQREILDMTEEAGDEGTNSQMSDYITEQEKEVWMYNSYLGK; from the coding sequence ATGAAAAATGCTACTATCATTGGGCTGCAGGAGACCGACTGCACTGCCATCGCTGAAAAATTAAACGAACTGCTTGCAGATTATTCTGTGTTCTATCAGAATACGCGAGGCGCACACTGGAACATCAAAGGAAACGATTTCTTTACGCTTCATCCGAAATTCGAGGAACTCTACAATAATCTTGTTCTTAAAATTGATGAAATCGCCGAGAGAATTCTTACGCTTGGCGCCGTACCGAACCACAACTACTCCGATTATCTTACGCTCTCTACGATTAAAGAAAGCCGCGAAGTTTCAGACGGTGCCAAATGTGTGGAGAATATTCTGGCCTCATTCAAAATAGTAATCGATCTTCAGCGCGAAATCCTCGACATGACCGAAGAAGCCGGTGACGAAGGCACCAATTCGCAAATGAGTGACTATATTACGGAGCAGGAAAAAGAAGTATGGATGTATAATTCGTACCTCGGAAAATAA
- a CDS encoding Nicotinate phosphoribosyltransferase, with translation MSEVRLKSILDNDFYKITMQNAVVQLFPNERVRYSFINRGNHHFPEGFDVELRKAVNAMAELKLTKTEKEFLRVTCPYLDLPYLDFLGGYHYDPSEVTISQTGNDLEVSVEGEWYRTILWEVPLLALISELHYVMNGFEREPDHAIVSKTMQKANELNTLGVTFAEFGTRRRHSYQVHDMVMDALIQNKNSKFIGSSNVHFAMKYGVKPIGTHAHEWFMFHAAEYGFKMANALSLEHWVDVYRGDLGVALSDTYTTDVFFQQFDKKFAKLFDGVRHDSGDPIEFAQKTIAHYVKNGIDPLFKYIIFSDALNLEKVAEITNACKGKIGISFGIGTNLTNDVGLKPMNIVMKLVAAKSVSGDWIPTVKLSDEHAKYTGDPKMIELAKEFLQIKT, from the coding sequence ATGAGTGAAGTCCGTCTAAAATCAATCCTCGATAACGATTTCTATAAAATCACGATGCAGAATGCCGTGGTGCAACTTTTTCCAAACGAAAGGGTGAGATACAGCTTTATCAACCGTGGAAACCATCATTTTCCCGAAGGTTTCGATGTGGAACTGCGTAAAGCTGTAAACGCGATGGCAGAACTTAAACTCACCAAGACCGAAAAAGAATTCCTTCGCGTAACCTGTCCTTATCTCGATCTTCCCTACCTCGATTTCCTTGGAGGCTATCATTACGACCCGTCCGAAGTGACCATATCGCAAACCGGAAACGATCTTGAAGTTAGTGTTGAAGGCGAATGGTACCGCACCATCCTGTGGGAAGTGCCGCTACTTGCGCTGATTTCTGAACTTCATTATGTGATGAACGGATTCGAACGTGAACCGGACCATGCAATCGTGAGCAAAACTATGCAGAAGGCCAACGAATTAAATACCCTAGGCGTTACTTTCGCTGAATTTGGCACGCGCCGCCGACATTCGTATCAGGTACACGACATGGTGATGGATGCTTTAATTCAGAACAAAAACTCGAAGTTTATCGGCTCCTCCAATGTGCATTTTGCAATGAAATATGGCGTAAAACCTATCGGAACGCACGCCCATGAATGGTTTATGTTTCATGCCGCCGAATACGGATTCAAAATGGCTAACGCGCTTTCGCTGGAGCATTGGGTGGATGTTTACCGTGGCGATTTGGGCGTAGCTCTTTCAGATACTTATACCACTGATGTATTCTTCCAGCAGTTCGATAAGAAATTTGCGAAACTTTTTGATGGCGTGCGGCACGACAGTGGAGACCCGATTGAGTTTGCGCAAAAAACCATCGCGCATTACGTGAAAAACGGCATTGATCCGCTATTTAAATACATTATTTTTTCTGATGCTTTGAATCTTGAAAAAGTGGCCGAAATAACCAACGCCTGCAAAGGAAAAATCGGGATTTCATTCGGAATCGGTACAAACCTTACCAATGATGTAGGCCTGAAACCAATGAACATCGTTATGAAACTAGTTGCTGCAAAATCAGTGAGCGGCGATTGGATCCCAACCGTAAAACTTTCGGACGAACATGCCAAATACACCGGCGACCCTAAAATGATCGAGCTGGCGAAAGAATTCCTGCAGATTAAAACCTAA